A window of the Corallococcus exiguus genome harbors these coding sequences:
- a CDS encoding gamma carbonic anhydrase family protein, whose product MPLKPFRGVSPRVHPSCFIEDSAQVVGDVELGEDSSIWFNSVLRGDVNSIRIGKRTNIQDLTMIHVTSQGDSTTVGDDCTVGHRVILHGCVVGHRVLVGMGAILMDGVEVGDDCIIGAGTLLTPGTKIPPGSLVVGSPGKVKRPIHDGEREFLVQSALHYVHTAAEHRASR is encoded by the coding sequence ATGCCGTTGAAGCCGTTTCGCGGGGTGTCCCCCCGCGTCCATCCGAGCTGCTTCATCGAGGACTCCGCCCAGGTGGTGGGCGATGTGGAGCTGGGCGAGGACTCGTCCATCTGGTTCAACTCCGTGCTGCGCGGGGACGTGAACTCCATCCGCATCGGCAAGCGCACCAACATCCAGGACCTCACCATGATCCACGTCACCAGCCAGGGTGACTCGACGACGGTGGGCGACGACTGCACGGTGGGCCACCGGGTCATCCTCCACGGGTGCGTCGTGGGCCACCGGGTGCTGGTGGGCATGGGCGCCATCCTGATGGACGGCGTGGAGGTGGGGGACGACTGCATCATCGGCGCGGGCACGCTGCTGACGCCCGGGACGAAGATTCCCCCGGGGTCGCTGGTGGTGGGCTCGCCCGGCAAGGTGAAGCGCCCCATCCACGACGGCGAACGCGAGTTCCTGGTGCAGTCCGCCCTCCACTACGTGCACACCGCCGCCGAACACCGCGCCAGCCGCTGA
- a CDS encoding DedA family protein: MEELLTNLLGSSQGLFAYFSVFAILVACGLGVPLPEDISLILGGFLAHKGAAHLPVMMAVGFFGILVGDSLIYLAGRRLGTRLGRDPGAKGGGFFSKIVTPEKRAKVESLFVTHGQKIVMIARFMPGVRAVTYFTAGSVHMSYWRFIFWDGLAALLSAPVFVWLGFHFGGELDMVIRKLKDGQVVVMGSLAVLAVGYFVYRRRKNAKLKAEAAAKEQLTPVALPPVPETLENSMSSTRAASPSAFFDVPADKAPASEPDLNAHK, from the coding sequence GTGGAAGAACTGCTCACCAACCTGCTCGGTAGCTCCCAGGGCCTCTTCGCCTACTTTTCCGTGTTCGCCATCCTGGTGGCGTGCGGTCTGGGCGTGCCGCTGCCCGAGGACATCTCGCTCATCCTCGGTGGGTTCCTGGCGCACAAGGGCGCGGCCCACCTGCCGGTGATGATGGCGGTGGGGTTCTTCGGCATCCTGGTGGGTGACAGCCTCATCTACCTGGCGGGGCGCCGGCTGGGCACGAGGCTGGGGCGCGACCCGGGGGCGAAGGGCGGAGGGTTCTTCTCCAAGATCGTCACGCCGGAGAAGCGGGCGAAGGTGGAGTCGCTCTTCGTCACGCACGGCCAGAAGATCGTGATGATCGCCCGCTTCATGCCGGGCGTGCGCGCGGTGACGTACTTCACCGCGGGCTCCGTGCACATGTCGTACTGGCGCTTCATCTTCTGGGACGGGCTGGCGGCGCTGCTGTCCGCGCCGGTGTTCGTGTGGCTCGGGTTCCACTTCGGTGGCGAGCTGGACATGGTCATCCGCAAGCTGAAGGACGGCCAGGTCGTGGTGATGGGGTCGCTGGCGGTGCTGGCGGTGGGCTACTTCGTCTACCGTCGCCGCAAGAACGCGAAGCTCAAGGCCGAGGCCGCCGCCAAGGAGCAGCTGACGCCGGTGGCCCTGCCGCCCGTGCCGGAGACGCTGGAGAACAGCATGTCGTCGACGCGCGCGGCCAGCCCCAGCGCCTTCTTCGACGTGCCCGCCGACAAGGCGCCCGCGTCCGAGCCGGACCTGAACGCGCACAAGTAG
- a CDS encoding cyclic nucleotide-binding domain-containing protein codes for MALAPETTLKACPLFKGFTDTGISIFAAAAVSRAFPKGTALFTEGKAGDSLLIVGEGTVRLSARSPSGEDVPLGEVTVGEPLGELALVQKGERLCSATAQTDVMALEIRAADFQKLLAQKPQACIKLLMGIVSHFGAKARDNRDMLRTLVARAPGT; via the coding sequence ATGGCGCTCGCCCCCGAGACGACCCTGAAGGCCTGTCCGCTCTTCAAGGGCTTCACCGACACCGGCATCTCCATCTTCGCGGCGGCGGCCGTGTCGCGTGCCTTCCCCAAGGGGACGGCCTTGTTCACCGAGGGCAAGGCGGGGGATTCGCTGCTGATCGTCGGTGAGGGCACGGTGCGGCTGAGCGCCCGGAGCCCCTCGGGCGAAGACGTGCCCCTGGGCGAGGTGACTGTCGGAGAGCCCCTGGGCGAACTGGCGCTCGTGCAGAAGGGCGAGCGGCTGTGCTCGGCCACGGCCCAGACGGACGTGATGGCGCTGGAGATCCGCGCGGCGGACTTCCAGAAGCTGCTCGCGCAGAAGCCGCAGGCCTGCATCAAGCTGCTGATGGGCATCGTCAGCCACTTCGGCGCGAAGGCCCGGGATAACCGGGACATGCTGCGCACGCTGGTGGCGCGGGCCCCGGGAACCTGA